In a genomic window of Parambassis ranga chromosome 24, fParRan2.1, whole genome shotgun sequence:
- the LOC114429079 gene encoding trace amine-associated receptor 1-like, whose translation MKTEVSINWTDVVTDTYQCSEIVGFNSLSPNNHLSICRLLYVLLSLLAVITTCGNLLVIISIIYFKQLHTPTNSLILSLAVADLMVGIILFPLSMAFSLKSCANFEGLFCKVRGSFDVSLCTCSILNLVCISIDRYCAVCQPLTYRAKMNHPVVVIMIMICWVVSVLTGIGVIISGLNNKNCGDRCLIEVIVSNTVTPILTFYLPVIIMLCIYLKIFLVAQRQTRSIHNTTKCGAAVSKMERKATKTLAIVLGVFLFCWSPFFLCITFLPLAGDSAPLSVIESIRWLSLSNSMLNPFIYAFFYSWFRSAFRMIISGKMFKGNFTNCKLH comes from the coding sequence ATGAAAACAGAAGTTAGTATCAACTGGACTGATGTAGTGACTGACACATATCAATGCTCTGAGATTGTTGGCTTCAACAGCCTGTCTCCAAACAACCATTTGAGTATATGTAGATTGTTATATGTTCTCCTAAGTTTATTAGCTGTTATAACCACATGTGGAAACCTGCTTGTAATAATCTCCAttatttacttcaaacagctgcacactcctactaactctctcatcctctctctggctgtggctgACCTGATGGTTGGGATTATTCTCTTTCCTCTCAGCATGGCGTTCTCTCTCAAATCATGTGCAAATTTTGAGGGTTTATTCTGCAAAGTACGAGGTAGCTTTGATGTTTCACTGTGCACATGTTCTATTCTGAACCTGGTTTGTATTTCTATTGACAGATACTGTGCAGTGTGTCAGCCTCTGACATACAGAGCTAAGATGAATCACCCGGTTGTTGTGATCATGATCATGATATGCTGGGTGGTTTCTGTTCTGACTGGGATTGGGGTTATAATTTCTgggttaaacaataaaaactgtgggGACAGGTGTTTAATAGAAGTCATCGTGTCTAACACTGTGACGCCTATATTAACCTTTTACCTCCCAGTGATCATAATGCTGTGTATCTACTTAAAGATTTTTCTTGTTGCACAGAGACAGACGCGCAGcatccacaacacaacaaagtgtggagcagctgtcagtaagatggagaggaaggccacCAAAACTCTGGCTATAGTTCTGGGAGTGTTTCTTTTCTGCtggtctcctttctttctttgcatcaCCTTTCTGCCTCTTGCTGGTGATTCAGCGCCCCTTTCTGTGATTGAATCCATCAGGTGGCTCTCATTATCAAACTCAATGTTGaatccatttatttatgctttcttcTACAGCTGGTTCAGATCAGCTTTCAGAATGATCATTTCTGGGAAAATGTTTAAAGGTAATTTTACTAACTGTAAACTGCACTGA
- the LOC114428983 gene encoding trace amine-associated receptor 1-like, translated as MKTEVSINWTDVVTDTYHCSEIVNFNNIPANSQSTICGLIYVFFGLLAVITTCGNLLVIISIIYFKQLHTPTNSLILSLAVADLMVGIILFPLSMAFSLKSCANFEGLFCKVRGSFDVSLCTCSILNLVCISIDRYYAVCQPLTYRAKINHCVVVTMIMICWGVSALTGIAVIISGLNNKNCGDRCLIEVIMSNTVAPILSFYLPVIIMLCIYLKIFLVAQRQARSIHNTTKCGAAVSKMERKATKTLAIVLGVFLLCWSPFFLCISFLPLADDLAPIPVIESIRWLSLSNSMFNPFIYAFFYSWFRSAFRMIMSWKIFQGDFTHCKLH; from the coding sequence ATGAAAACAGAAGTTAGTATCAACTGGACTGATGTAGTGACTGACACATATCACTGCTCTGAGATTGTTAACTTTAATAATATACCAGCAAACAGCCAATCCACTATATGTGGATTAATATATGTTTTCTTTGGTTTATTAGCTGTTATTACCACATGTGGAAACCTGCTTGTAATAATCTCCAttatttacttcaaacagctgcacactcctactaactctctcatcctctctctggctgtggctgACCTGATGGTTGGGATTATTCTCTTTCCTCTCAGCATGGCGTTCTCTCTCAAATCATGTGCAAATTTTGAGGGATTATTCTGCAAAGTACGAGGCAGCTTTGATGTTTCACTGTGCACATGTTCTATTCTGAACCTAGTTTGTATTTCTATTGACAGATACTATGCAGTGTGTCAGCCTCTGACATACAGAGCTAAGATcaatcactgtgttgttgtgaccATGATCATGATATGCTGGGGGGTTTCTGCTCTGACTGGGATTGCGGTTATAATTTCTgggttaaacaataaaaactgtgggGACAGGTGTTTAATAGAAGTCATCATGTCTAACACTGTGGCACCTATATTATCCTTTTACCTCCCAGTGATCATAATGCTGTGTATCTACTTAAAGATTTTCCTTGTTGCACAGAGACAGGCGCGCAGcatccacaacacaacaaagtgtggagcagctgtcagtaagatggagaggaaggccacCAAAACTCTGGCTATAGTTCTGGGAGTGTTTCTTTTATGCtggtctcctttctttctttgcatcTCGTTTTTACCTCTTGCTGATGATTTAGCACCCATTCCTGTGATTGAATCAATCAGGTGGCTCTCATTATCAAACTCAATGTTCaatccatttatttatgctttcttcTACAGCTGGTTCAGATCAGCTTTCAGAATGATCATGTCTTGGAAAATATTTCAAGGTGATTTTACTCACTGTAAACTGCACTGA